The genomic segment AACTACGTGCTACAACAAATTATAACGTGTATTCCACTTACGGAATAGCTTGAAGTTCCTGCTTGCTTTCACCAAAACGAACTCTGTACACTAGTGCTGCTAATCTGGATGCTTCTTCCTTGGTACATTTATGGTAACCTATAAGGAGAGATACATACGTAAATAGTATAATTGTGTAAAATGATCTAGCCGGGTAATAATTTGCGATACGACAAAATGCTTTAAAAGTGTTGGAACGCAACTTTTACCTCTTAATAATTTAGGAAGCTCCTGGTGAAAGTGGAAAATGAGGTCTGCGTTCCTGTCTTTACCAGGAACAGTGTTGGTCCACAATTTCTTCATGAAAAATACTTGATACGTAAATTGAGGCGATACACCTaagtaaaatatatgaaaatctTATTACGTTTTTTTATGTTGCATTTATGATTACCAAAAAATTATAACGAATATGTACCATCGCGAGAGGGTCGAGCTTTTCTTATCCAATCCGTCAAATGTCGTACAAAGTCGAAGAAGAAATCTCCTTCTGGAACCGAGATGACTTTATCGGCAATCTTCACAAACAGACTGAATCCTTCTGCAGAGCGTAAGTTCAGTCTTTGCGCTATATTTTGACAAAAATCTTTAGCTCTCGTTGACGAATCCACTTCGAACGCCTATGTATAGAAATAAATTCGAGAATGATCGCCGCAGGTTTGATAACTGTTCTTGAAAtggataaaattgaaataaaatagtcactTAAAGCATACGCACTTCGTCCGTGTCGTCAGGAAAGTAAACTTTGTGAAATATTTGCGTTGTTTTGTGCTGTATAGCTTCTACTTCCACTTGGTGTGGAGGATACTTTCGTTGACCGTTACGTAAGGTTTTTTGTAGCCTTTGTAAAGAATCCTGAGATATGGGATGCCGTCTCGTGCGTAAAAACAGAGTCAATTCCTGGTAAAGAACAGAAACACATGTAAATTGAACGAATACATTCACGAATATATTATGTAGAGGcgatattttacttttaaaagACTTTGGCTGCAAGTGAAGAGGCCGGTGGCAAGCCACATCAATTCCCAACCACGTTCTTCGCTCAGTCTATTTCGATTATCGGTTAGTTGTTTCATGATTTGACAATAAATTTCGTCTCGAAGAATTTCGTTTTTCAATGGTCCGTCAAAAATAAGATCCGTATACTCGTTGCCGATACGCGGTCTTTTCGTTGGCAAATCACCCATGTATTTCAAGATCGCGTTAAAAGCGAAACACGCTTCCTCGGCTAACTCTTCTTTCGATATCAACTTTTTTAAGAGAGGTTGTTTAATAGGATCTCTGGAATGATGCCACAATTCGTCGGTGTGTCCGCGTCGCGCTGTTGTTAGGGTCAACGCCTTTGACATAGTCCTCTTTGGCGGTGTTCTGTAACGAGCGTGAAACATCTCTCTATTATAATTCATAACGTGAAAGATTCTCATTGCGTATTTACGGACAAGCGTCATTTACCGGAAGTGATCAATAGCGTATTCTAATAGGGTATGAGGTTTGTCACGGGATTCTACTCCGTTTACTTGCTGTGGATATAATTTGCGGCCATTTTCCGTTCCTTCGATGCTGAATAGGGACTGAAAGAGGGATCGATTGACGAGATTCGTTTAATTCatataaaagaaagaatagATAATGAGAAAAACAAAGAGGTCGCGCGGAAAAGACACGCGTTAGCCTTACTAAAATATCGTTTGGTGGTTTCGTTAGCGAGGGCAAAACGTATACTGTCTCGGCTGGAAAATCGCCTTTTTCTCCGGTTCTTTCGCAAGTGCCGATGCACCATCCCGAATTAAGGACAGTTTCACCGGTACTCTCGTCCTCCAGAATAATAAGATCCCCCTTTTGAAAGGTCAAGAACGACGAACCTTCGCCTGGTGCCTTGTAATCTTGCAAAGCGATAACATATTTGCTACGTTTCTTCAAACCTTCTAAAAAGTATACCACCAGATCGCGAATGTCTTCGGCGTTAGGGCTTTGAAAAGTGAATTCCTCTCCTCGCACCGTTGACAAGTTGAACGTTTGCGTGAACATTTTATTCGTTCTGAAAGTTACGATAGAATCGACAGATAAAATAAGAGTGGAAAAGAGACGATCGTAAAGGGTACGTACTTTTGACTAGACACGGTGGTGATTTCGGGAAACGACAATTCGAGAAGTACTTGTTCTTGATCGTCGACGACGTACACTCCGGTCCAATTCACGGCTATGATAACGTCGTTCTTCGGCAAATTCGGCCCGGAATTTCTGTACGCTTCGTAGAAGCGAGAAAAGAGTAATGGCCACTTGAACTTTGCATAACCGACGATATCCTCTTTAACCCGCAAAGCAGGTACCTTCTCCTTTAAATAATAACTCTGCAAGAAGAAAAATCGTTTCGTCATTGTCGTCGATAGAAGAAACGTATACAGCGAAATGAAATGCGAGCGTCGAAATAAGTTTCAATATCGTAATGTAAGTACGGTCACCTTTTTATATGCCTGTAGAACCAGATGTCCCCATCTGTCGATCGCTTTGTCGATACCGGTCAGGCAATAGTCCGGTATGTAATTCGGCAAAAGAGTGTAAAGTCTGTCGACGTTCATGTCGGTGTGATATTCGATGTAATATTGTTGAGCAGCTATCATCGCTAAATCTTCTTCTTTATCGCAACGATATTCGCCGAATTTTACTCCCCTAACCACCTGTTGATAAATTAAATTGGTAGCGACTTGATCTTCGGTCGGTTCATGCCAAGGCGCGAATATCTCCTTTCTGAAGAACAATCTCCACGGAGCATTCCGTTCTTGAGCACCTTGTTCCTTGGCGTATTGCTCACACTGCGAGATGGCATCCATCACGTGGTCACCGCCGCTGCCGAGCGACGAGACTTTATCAAACAACGCGATATAAAGAGAAAATCCGAACTGATCGCGCAACGATATCTTATCGGAGAGCTGATTGCACAGTTCTCTGGCGGTGGTGGCGGAATCAGCGAGCAGCGTTTTGGTGTTACCATCCATAAACGTGATCGGCAACATAATTGGTTTCTTGGATTTGGTCGCTTGAAGCTCCAACCAGCTTGGCGGTTGGTTTCGCGTACCGTTGTTGAACGTTCTCTTGAGCCGATCCTCGCAGTACGGCGCATATCCGGGTGGTCCCTCCCTGATGAATGCTCGCAAGTAATTGACGAATTTCTCGGACGGAGCGAAACATCCGACGCAGAGCGATAGTAAGATCCAACCGCGAGCGTGCGACGACTTGGATGGGTTGTTGGTCAGTTGTTTGCATATTTGACAGTATATCTCGTCTCTTAATTCCGCACGCAATATTCCATGACCGATAATGAAATGAAGCTTCTCGAGGTTCGAGGTAGGTCTCGCTTCCAGCCAGGACTGATAACTATCCGCCGTGTATTCGTCCTCTTGTAGTTTCCGCCTGACATCCTCGCCCAATTTGTTTTTTCGTTTCAGCGTTAACGAGACCAACTTATGTCTTATCGATCGTGGCTTTTGTCTGAGAAACGTTTCCGGATCGACGCCCATCATTTGCGCCTCTTGGAACTCTTTGCTTCGTATAAAATTACGACCAAGAGTCGCTGTGACTTTCGACATGACCGAGGTCGTATCTCTGTCCATCGTGTGAAATCTAGGCTCGGGTAAGTCTCCGGTAAAACGAAGTATCGTGATCCAAAGTGCTTGGGCAGCCAGCTGATCTCCTTGAGTGTGCAAAGGCAGCAACGGGTGTTTCAGAGGCTTCCTCGAATACTGATGCGTAATATTCCCTTGAAAGTAAGTTGCCGCGAATTTTTGAAACTTGAATTCCGATAAATCTTCCTCGTCCTCCGATGCCGTTTGAACGGGGCTAATGATCTCCTGTTGGTCTGCCTTTGGCGCAGGTAGATCATTGAACACAGAGGTTTCCCTAGCAGGTGTTGGAGCCTCGCTGCTCGAATCCGGTAGAAAATCAAACATCGCCTCGACCAATTTACTATCGTCGACCGGTTCGTCTTGTTTTTTGGCTGCATCGTTTATTAGATTCTTCTTAATCTCCATTCTGCGCCGGTCTTCCAGTTCCATCTCTATCTCTTTTCTTTCCAATTCTTGCATTCGTTCTCTATAGTTCTGCTCGGCAATTTCTTTCGCCCGTTTATTCCCTTGGTCCTTCAACTCCCGCTCTTCTTTCTTTCGAAGCCTCAACGCTTCGACGTGCAACCGATACTCATACTTGATCTTTTTGTAGCGTCTTTGGGCGATCAATCTTCGAACGTGAGCTTGTATCTTCACGATCGCCCACAATTTCTTTTGGTACATTTTCCGTACCAGGTAGCCTCTGGCTCGGGCTTGAAGAGCGACTATGTGTCCCCTGAGATGCCTGAATCTGTGCGATAACACTCGCGATCTGATCAGCGCTTGAAGTCGCATATAGCCGATACGCATACGTTTGTATCGTTGTCGTTGCGCGTAGCCCCTCCAGTACTTTTCGACGACAGTTGCGGCTGCTCTCATGCGAAGGAATCTTCTTCTGTAAACCCAGCCACGTATGTTGCGTTGTAGGATTAGAATCTTCCGCGTTAAAACGCGATCGCGTTCCTGCTCCAAGAACAAGTCGTGAGCGTCTTTGAGAAACACTTTTGTATGCCCGAGTTGATAATCCGATCTTCCCAATACTATGTGACAGATTTTGGATGTAACCGCATGGCAGTCGACCTTATGCGCCGGAGGTATACCCGGAATGAGAAACCGATATCTCTCCACGAACTCCGGGAAGGAATGTCTGATAGGATAACCAGCTCTACGAATTCGAATCGTTTCCATCATACCGGAGTATCTCAATTGTCGACAACAAAGTCCTCTGTCGAACATCATCGGTTTCTTGTACTCGTTTGGTTTGATACATCTGATGAAGAAAGGTTGGCAACTGCACAATGTTTTCATCAGGGAGTCCAAGGATTTCTTGAACTGAGTGGACAGAGTAGGTGCTCGTTTCCTAGTCTCTGATCCCATACCGATGTCCTCGGCGAAACAGGCTTGCAAAAATTTATTCGACGATATATGAATCAGCTGCAATAAATCGGCGCTAAACGTGTCCCTGTTCTTCTCGAGGAAGCTTCTGGTATCGTAGAACACGACACCGGCGAAGTGATTAAGGCCGAACGACGTATTGATATCTGATTTTGGTTTTAAATAATTCCGATGACTGCCGTGCGTTTTGTGTATCTTAGCTAACATGGTTTGGTCCGTACCTTTCGGAAACTTTGATTCTTCGTCTATCAAGGCCATAATGTTCAACTGCTTGATAGCTATCAAATCGAGCGCATCCTGATTGTCGACGAACTCGATATGCTGCCAGTTGATACCTTCGTGATTGTATTCTTCTTGTTCCAGCTTAAAGATATGTTGCACGAAGAATTGTTGCAGATTTTCATTGGCATAGTTGATGCAAAACTGCTCGAAGCTATTGTGACTGAAATTTTCAAAGCCGAATATATCCAATACACCTATGGCGCTTCTGGACATGTTCTTGGGCCTATAGATCGCTTCGTTTATCTTTTTCACGATATGTACGAACAATCGTCCGTATATTCCCTTGACGAACGCGTCTCTGATATCCACCGATTGGTCCCTGGACAACGTAGACACCTGCGTGCACACGTTACAATTCGGCTCAACAAGAGGAAAGTATTTTCTACTGTAATTGTCGCAGTGTGACACTTCGTATTTATCGTCCCGTCTGTATAGGAACGTAACGCGAATTATTCCTTACTTACAACAGTCTCACCGTGAGCGAATATCGTTTTTCGAGTTAGAGCGTCTATCAAAGATTGAACGGGTACACCCAGTAAGTGCGCTACCCTCTGCACATTTGTCTGTTCAGGAATTTCAGTAGCGTCCAAATTATCTAGAAAGTAGATCGTACGTATTTAAATTAGGAAGACAAGCGAAACgctttaacgttatacgaattACGCTGCTTACCTACGACGGTGGCTCTGTATTTGACGTTTCCCATGTGCAATAGGGCAGCCAACAGCTTAAGTATCTCCCATATTTCCATGTCGGAAAACAGCAAAACTTTCATGGCTGATCTAATGTCGGCAAACTCCGCGGCATCGTCCCGCCCCTCGCACGTGATACTACCACCCTGAGAAGAAAAACCTTCGATTCTAGATTCGCAACATTCGATACTATAACGCTTGgacgaaatgaaaatattacCCCCGTTAGATACTTGTACGAAGAGGCATCTTCCAGTTCCAGTTTCAACTTCTCTTCTTTCGAAAGACCAGCCAGCATACAATAGAATACATGataatttctctcgtccaggctTTGCGAGACTATTCGCGATTTCTCCAAAAGATATTGCTCGATCTTTGCTCCTTCTATCACCCCTTGCTCGTTGAAATGAATGTCGATGTATTTTCCAAAGCGAGACGAATTGTCGTTTCGTACCGTCTTGGCATTGCCGAACGCTATGAACGCGAAACCATAGATAAGGTGAATAACGTCTGTGTCTTTGTCTATCGCGACGCGACGATCGAGAGAGCCGTTTACCTTCCAAGATGGGATTTGCTTCCAAAATTTGCTGTTCGATCCAAGAATGCTTGCCACTAATCGCTGCCAAATATTGCAAAATTAGTTTTGTACTTTCCGTTTTGCCGGCTCCGCTTTCCCCGCTAAGACACAAACATTCGTGCATTTGACAAATCATGtctaaatagaaaaatatagaagAAGAGGAGAGAGCCGCTCGAAATATTTCACGGAAGAAGAAATAAAGCGATGGTTGATACCTGATCACTATGCACTGATCTTGACCGTATCGATTCATATGCGCGTAACTATTATCTCCGATGGCAAATATGTGTGGCGGTAGCTCTCCGATTTTACGATCCTTGTACAGTTTGATTTGTTCAGCGGTATAAATTGGTAATATTTGATACGGATTCACGGCGACTAGAATGGAACCCGTATAGGTCTGCGCAAAAACGATAGCTTAAATGAAATTATAGTCGCATTAGGCCGTAAAACAAGGTTTACGTAAAAGCGATAGACCTTCGAGAGACTATCGCCTACCAACACTCGTTTACGTACATATATGAGATTCTCGTTGTAGCGAATCAACAAATTCCTTAGAATACCAGCTTCATGGAGGTCTCCTAAGCTGATCATGTCTTCTACACCTTGCACAGAAGTGGCGTGCATCGCCTTTATTCGCCTTTCCGGAGTCAGCCATTGTTCCTGCAAATTCCCGAATGATTTCATTGGCGAGACGAGTTCAAACACTTTCTCAACATCGATATCGTACTTATAATTTGCCGATAGGCAAGAAAAACGGGCAACAACTTTTCGACGGCACGTCGAGTCGAGTGGAGAAATTTGGTGAATGCGGAAAGTAGGTAACGATTACCTTGTTATCGTCGTCTTTCACTTGAATGCGTCTGCCTTCCGCGGAAATTACTCGTGCTCCGATCGCAACGTCAAATTCTCTTCCTGAGATTGGTTCGATCCATATGTAATCTCCCTGCAACGTAATTTCGTTCACCGGTAATTTCCTTCTTTTGTTTCGGACATGCCGCGGGAATATCGACGCTTACGAGCACACGTTCTAACAACAACCGATAAAATTGCTCGCGTCTTAACATTCGAACGTCGATAGACGCGcgtcttcttcttttcctctttctctttttctttcttctcgctTTATACAATTAACCCGGGCTCATGTTCGCGATCGCGAGGGATCGAGTTTCGAAAACATCACGCGCGACGCATCTATCGTcgtgaattctacgaatataaCCGAGTACGACCGTATATATAGCAAGTATAATGTAAAAGGGGCGGCCATTACAGATGAAAATAGTGCGTCTCCTTTTTCGATGGACACTCGAAAGTACACCACAGCCACTATCCTCGGCCAACGAATCGATTCGATCGAGTAGCGTACGCACGTACTATGTACAATTTCTCGTTTCCTTGGAACTCGATAGATTTTTCCTCGCTCCCTTCTTCCGCTGGCTCGCATAACCACCGATAATATAATTAGCCGAGTAAACGCGTATCGTTCCGGCTTCCAGCGACGCAATTTTACGCATAGTTCGATGCGATGCGATCGATCGCACTTCGAGCTTTCGTCTTGAACGCTTCGGCGCTTCAGCGAACGACGAAGTTTTCGCGAGTCACGCGACGCTGATTCCGTACAGGCGAATTCATCGAGCGTGTCGTCGGCCGAAAAAGCTTTTTTCGGTCCTTTCGTTTGGTTCGCGCTCCTACGCATAAACCGTCGCCAACGATCGGATAAATATCGATGATCGAGATTGGCGGTGATTGCGCACGTGCACCAAATTTTCACGAAACTCGTGCGGCGCTTCCACGGTTCCGCGTATAATCGTTTACATCGTTGGTTCGTGCATCCATGCATCCGTTTTGGTGCGTTTGTACGATGGTCGCGCAGTTATTCTCAAACCGCGGCTTCCTCTAATATCGCGAAAACGTTCATTTCTTGCGACGTATCTGCCACAGCGAAAAGTCGGAATCGGTATATTTTCTCTTAGAAGCAATCCGATCGATCGACGTCGTTCGAACGTTGGAAACGAAAACCATGTTCGTTCCAACCGAAAGGTAATTTGAGAACCTCTAAGTTAGCCTACGCTTTACGGATACGACTATACGAACGCACAGACTGTGCCTGATATTCGTATACGTTCCGATTGTTCACCTCACCGGAACCACATCGGAAGAGCTCGTCCGCTCGTTACCACGAAGCCAGTCTCCGTTCAATTTGGCTTTGCCAGTCGGTTTTACTTTCGGCCGGCCGAGTCTATGAAAAAGCCTGACTTGCGTTCTTCCCGTCTCGTACTCTCGCGTGAACAATTCGCAGTCGCGTATCTCTCTGACGGTATCCGAACATGGATTCCCCTTCGAGGTTAGGATCGAACGACACGGGAAATTCGAAAAAGGATCGTTCGTTCGCGGGCCGCTTGCCGTGGTAGAAGACGAGCCTGTATAACGCGATAGTATATAGACGCGTGCGCGTCCGCCACAGGGAAGGAATGGAATTACGATCGAGGGTACAAACGCG from the Bombus affinis isolate iyBomAffi1 chromosome 11, iyBomAffi1.2, whole genome shotgun sequence genome contains:
- the LOC126921812 gene encoding myosin-VIIa isoform X4, which produces MHATSVQGVEDMISLGDLHEAGILRNLLIRYNENLIYTYTGSILVAVNPYQILPIYTAEQIKLYKDRKIGELPPHIFAIGDNSYAHMNRYGQDQCIVISGESGAGKTESTKLILQYLAAISGKHSWIEQQILEANPILEAFGNAKTVRNDNSSRFGKYIDIHFNEQGVIEGAKIEQYLLEKSRIVSQSLDERNYHVFYCMLAGLSKEEKLKLELEDASSYKYLTGGGSITCEGRDDAAEFADIRSAMKVLLFSDMEIWEILKLLAALLHMGNVKYRATVVDNLDATEIPEQTNVQRVAHLLGVPVQSLIDALTRKTIFAHGETVVSTLSRDQSVDIRDAFVKGIYGRLFVHIVKKINEAIYRPKNMSRSAIGVLDIFGFENFSHNSFEQFCINYANENLQQFFVQHIFKLEQEEYNHEGINWQHIEFVDNQDALDLIAIKQLNIMALIDEESKFPKGTDQTMLAKIHKTHGSHRNYLKPKSDINTSFGLNHFAGVVFYDTRSFLEKNRDTFSADLLQLIHISSNKFLQACFAEDIGMGSETRKRAPTLSTQFKKSLDSLMKTLCSCQPFFIRCIKPNEYKKPMMFDRGLCCRQLRYSGMMETIRIRRAGYPIRHSFPEFVERYRFLIPGIPPAHKVDCHAVTSKICHIVLGRSDYQLGHTKVFLKDAHDLFLEQERDRVLTRKILILQRNIRGWVYRRRFLRMRAAATVVEKYWRGYAQRQRYKRMRIGYMRLQALIRSRVLSHRFRHLRGHIVALQARARGYLVRKMYQKKLWAIVKIQAHVRRLIAQRRYKKIKYEYRLHVEALRLRKKEERELKDQGNKRAKEIAEQNYRERMQELERKEIEMELEDRRRMEIKKNLINDAAKKQDEPVDDSKLVEAMFDFLPDSSSEAPTPARETSVFNDLPAPKADQQEIISPVQTASEDEEDLSEFKFQKFAATYFQGNITHQYSRKPLKHPLLPLHTQGDQLAAQALWITILRFTGDLPEPRFHTMDRDTTSVMSKVTATLGRNFIRSKEFQEAQMMGVDPETFLRQKPRSIRHKLVSLTLKRKNKLGEDVRRKLQEDEYTADSYQSWLEARPTSNLEKLHFIIGHGILRAELRDEIYCQICKQLTNNPSKSSHARGWILLSLCVGCFAPSEKFVNYLRAFIREGPPGYAPYCEDRLKRTFNNGTRNQPPSWLELQATKSKKPIMLPITFMDGNTKTLLADSATTARELCNQLSDKISLRDQFGFSLYIALFDKVSSLGSGGDHVMDAISQCEQYAKEQGAQERNAPWRLFFRKEIFAPWHEPTEDQVATNLIYQQVVRGVKFGEYRCDKEEDLAMIAAQQYYIEYHTDMNVDRLYTLLPNYIPDYCLTGIDKAIDRWGHLVLQAYKKSYYLKEKVPALRVKEDIVGYAKFKWPLLFSRFYEAYRNSGPNLPKNDVIIAVNWTGVYVVDDQEQVLLELSFPEITTVSSQKTNKMFTQTFNLSTVRGEEFTFQSPNAEDIRDLVVYFLEGLKKRSKYVIALQDYKAPGEGSSFLTFQKGDLIILEDESTGETVLNSGWCIGTCERTGEKGDFPAETVYVLPSLTKPPNDILSLFSIEGTENGRKLYPQQVNGVESRDKPHTLLEYAIDHFRTPPKRTMSKALTLTTARRGHTDELWHHSRDPIKQPLLKKLISKEELAEEACFAFNAILKYMGDLPTKRPRIGNEYTDLIFDGPLKNEILRDEIYCQIMKQLTDNRNRLSEERGWELMWLATGLFTCSQSLLKELTLFLRTRRHPISQDSLQRLQKTLRNGQRKYPPHQVEVEAIQHKTTQIFHKVYFPDDTDEAFEVDSSTRAKDFCQNIAQRLNLRSAEGFSLFVKIADKVISVPEGDFFFDFVRHLTDWIRKARPSRDGVSPQFTYQVFFMKKLWTNTVPGKDRNADLIFHFHQELPKLLRGYHKCTKEEASRLAALVYRVRFGESKQELQAIPQMLRELIPGDLVKVQSSNDWKRSIIAAYNQDAGMSPEDAKITFLKIVYRWPTFGSAFFEVKQSTEPNYPELLLIAINKHGVSLIHPQTKDILVTHPFTRISNWSSGNTYFHMTIGNLVRGSKLLCETSLGYKMDDLLTSYISLMLTNMNKQRTIRIK
- the LOC126921812 gene encoding myosin-VIIa isoform X2; the encoded protein is MLRREQFYRLLLERVLGDYIWIEPISGREFDVAIGARVISAEGRRIQVKDDDNKEQWLTPERRIKAMHATSVQGVEDMISLGDLHEAGILRNLLIRYNENLIYTYTGSILVAVNPYQILPIYTAEQIKLYKDRKIGELPPHIFAIGDNSYAHMNRYGQDQCIVISGESGAGKTESTKLILQYLAAISGKHSWIEQQILEANPILEAFGNAKTVRNDNSSRFGKYIDIHFNEQGVIEGAKIEQYLLEKSRIVSQSLDERNYHVFYCMLAGLSKEEKLKLELEDASSYKYLTGGGSITCEGRDDAAEFADIRSAMKVLLFSDMEIWEILKLLAALLHMGNVKYRATVVDNLDATEIPEQTNVQRVAHLLGVPVQSLIDALTRKTIFAHGETVVSTLSRDQSVDIRDAFVKGIYGRLFVHIVKKINEAIYRPKNMSRSAIGVLDIFGFENFSHNSFEQFCINYANENLQQFFVQHIFKLEQEEYNHEGINWQHIEFVDNQDALDLIAIKQLNIMALIDEESKFPKGTDQTMLAKIHKTHGSHRNYLKPKSDINTSFGLNHFAGVVFYDTRSFLEKNRDTFSADLLQLIHISSNKFLQACFAEDIGMGSETRKRAPTLSTQFKKSLDSLMKTLCSCQPFFIRCIKPNEYKKPMMFDRGLCCRQLRYSGMMETIRIRRAGYPIRHSFPEFVERYRFLIPGIPPAHKVDCHAVTSKICHIVLGRSDYQLGHTKVFLKDAHDLFLEQERDRVLTRKILILQRNIRGWVYRRRFLRMRAAATVVEKYWRGYAQRQRYKRMRIGYMRLQALIRSRVLSHRFRHLRGHIVALQARARGYLVRKMYQKKLWAIVKIQAHVRRLIAQRRYKKIKYEYRLHVEALRLRKKEERELKDQGNKRAKEIAEQNYRERMQELERKEIEMELEDRRRMEIKKNLINDAAKKQDEPVDDSKLVEAMFDFLPDSSSEAPTPARETSVFNDLPAPKADQQEIISPVQTASEDEEDLSEFKFQKFAATYFQGNITHQYSRKPLKHPLLPLHTQGDQLAAQALWITILRFTGDLPEPRFHTMDRDTTSVMSKVTATLGRNFIRSKEFQEAQMMGVDPETFLRQKPRSIRHKLVSLTLKRKNKLGEDVRRKLQEDEYTADSYQSWLEARPTSNLEKLHFIIGHGILRAELRDEIYCQICKQLTNNPSKSSHARGWILLSLCVGCFAPSEKFVNYLRAFIREGPPGYAPYCEDRLKRTFNNGTRNQPPSWLELQATKSKKPIMLPITFMDGNTKTLLADSATTARELCNQLSDKISLRDQFGFSLYIALFDKVSSLGSGGDHVMDAISQCEQYAKEQGAQERNAPWRLFFRKEIFAPWHEPTEDQVATNLIYQQVVRGVKFGEYRCDKEEDLAMIAAQQYYIEYHTDMNVDRLYTLLPNYIPDYCLTGIDKAIDRWGHLVLQAYKKSYYLKEKVPALRVKEDIVGYAKFKWPLLFSRFYEAYRNSGPNLPKNDVIIAVNWTGVYVVDDQEQVLLELSFPEITTVSSQKTNKMFTQTFNLSTVRGEEFTFQSPNAEDIRDLVVYFLEGLKKRSKYVIALQDYKAPGEGSSFLTFQKGDLIILEDESTGETVLNSGWCIGTCERTGEKGDFPAETVYVLPSLTKPPNDILSLFSIEGTENGRKLYPQQVNGVESRDKPHTLLEYAIDHFRTPPKRTMSKALTLTTARRGHTDELWHHSRDPIKQPLLKKLISKEELAEEACFAFNAILKYMGDLPTKRPRIGNEYTDLIFDGPLKNEILRDEIYCQIMKQLTDNRNRLSEERGWELMWLATGLFTCSQSLLKELTLFLRTRRHPISQDSLQRLQKTLRNGQRKYPPHQVEVEAIQHKTTQIFHKVYFPDDTDEAFEVDSSTRAKDFCQNIAQRLNLRSAEGFSLFVKIADKVISVPEGDFFFDFVRHLTDWIRKARPSRDGVSPQFTYQVFFMKKLWTNTVPGKDRNADLIFHFHQELPKLLRGYHKCTKEEASRLAALVYRVRFGESKQELQAIPQMLRELIPGDLVKVQSSNDWKRSIIAAYNQDAGMSPEDAKITFLKIVYRWPTFGSAFFEVKQSTEPNYPELLLIAINKHGVSLIHPQTKDILVTHPFTRISNWSSGNTYFHMTIGNLVRGSKLLCETSLGYKMDDLLTSYISLMLTNMNKQRTIRIK